The following proteins are encoded in a genomic region of Myxococcales bacterium:
- a CDS encoding AbrB/MazE/SpoVT family DNA-binding domain-containing protein, with the protein MANAKRSTSTVQQWGNSLAVRIPAAVARSAHFEIGQPVEVVAEESTVVVRSLGKAKLTLAQKLAAFDPVKHGGEVMATVPRGKEAL; encoded by the coding sequence ATGGCCAACGCAAAGCGATCAACCTCAACAGTCCAGCAGTGGGGGAACAGCTTGGCGGTTCGGATTCCCGCTGCAGTGGCGCGCTCGGCGCACTTCGAGATTGGCCAGCCAGTGGAAGTTGTTGCGGAAGAATCAACAGTTGTGGTGCGGTCTTTGGGGAAAGCCAAGCTCACCCTCGCACAGAAGCTAGCTGCCTTCGATCCAGTCAAACACGGGGGCGAGGTGATGGCTACGGTGCCACGCGGGAAAGAAGCATTGTAG
- a CDS encoding type II toxin-antitoxin system PemK/MazF family toxin: MIWIDCNPQAGREMKDIHPLVVLSPREFNLRTGIVIGLPMTTAAFNETNPFAVRFKGATGVTSYILGHQPKSFDWRARNAKPHPLKRVAQEPFDAACDTLEQIIAIGR, encoded by the coding sequence ATGATTTGGATCGATTGCAATCCGCAGGCGGGAAGAGAAATGAAGGATATTCATCCTCTTGTGGTGCTTTCTCCGCGCGAGTTCAACCTGCGCACCGGGATCGTCATAGGATTGCCGATGACCACGGCTGCGTTCAATGAGACAAACCCGTTCGCCGTGCGATTCAAGGGCGCGACGGGTGTGACAAGCTACATTTTGGGGCATCAGCCTAAGTCGTTCGATTGGCGCGCACGCAATGCCAAACCGCATCCCTTAAAGCGGGTTGCACAGGAGCCCTTCGATGCGGCCTGCGACACGCTGGAGCAGATCATTGCGATCGGCCGTTAG